TAAAAGAAAACAAACATATCTCAGATGAAATTAAGTATATTGTTGATTTTCAGGATAAAACATTAAATATACTTGAAATTGGCTTAAATAAAAGAATGGGATTTTTAAGTAACATATTAGTTAATAAATATTTCACAAATACTGAAAATATCGCAAGCATTGACCTCGATAAAATCAGACAGGAAATTGGAATGCCTCCAAAATATGAAGATATATATATTATAAATAAAAAAGGTATTGTTGTAAATACAACTTTTATTAGAGATAAAAATCTTAATTTTTTCAGTTTTGGAGAAAAACATAAAAAGTTTTTATTAGATATTTTTAACGGTGATAAATTTGTAAGCGATCGTATTACAATAGAAGCTACAACAAAAAGAATAAAAAAATATTCATATCAACCTACAAAAGATGGCAAATATATAATTGAAATTGGTATGTACTCTGATAAAGCAGACGAAATAACAAAATATGTAGAAAATACTCTAATTGATATCTCGAATAAACGGGAAAATATAATATTAACAGAATTCTTTATTTGGGCTGATAAACCAATTTTAATTATTGGAAATACTAAATTAAAAAATGAGCATCTTGAAATATTTAATGAAGTTATTAACAGTAAACAAAGCAAATCAATAACTGAAAAAGTAAAAAACAAAATTTTACAATATACATATATACATAAAGACCTTGCTAATTCAGATTTGTACAAAGATGCAATTATTATGATAATTTCAGATATTACACATGAAAAGAAATTATTAAAAAATGAATTATTTAAAATAATTATAATATTCTCAATTGTAATAGTTATTTCTATAATTTTATTATATATAAGATCAAAATCTTTAACACAACCTATTGAATTTCTTGTAAAAACCGTAAATAGAATTACAAGAGGTGAACATACTGATAAAATTATTATTAGTGGAAACAATGAAATTGCCAAATTATCAGAAGACATTAATTTGATGATGGAAAAAATTGAAGAAAGAAATAAAAAAATTGAAACTCAATCAAAAATCTTAAAAAATTCAAATACTGACCTTAATACTGCATATGAAATATTAAATAAACAAAAAAAGATTATTGAAAGTAAAAACAGAGATTTAACATCAAGCCTGATTTATGCACTTAAAGTACAAAGATCATTTCTACCACAAATTAGTAAATTACACGAATTATTTGACGATGCTTTTATTCTTTATCAACCTAAAGGTATTGTTAGCGGCGACTTTTACTGGTTTATGAAAATCAACAATAAAATTATTATTATAACTGCTGATTGTACAGGGCATGGAGTTCCGGGAGCTTTTACATCTATGATAAGCATGACAATTATTCACCAGTTAGTTGCACATGAAATGTTATTTGACCCTGCTCTTATTCTTACAAAACTTGACAAAGAAA
The sequence above is a segment of the Bacteroidales bacterium genome. Coding sequences within it:
- a CDS encoding SpoIIE family protein phosphatase, yielding MKKTTIFKQLVFNVLVPVLIAFIGLAVLNYYNTKNILIRTNLKENKHISDEIKYIVDFQDKTLNILEIGLNKRMGFLSNILVNKYFTNTENIASIDLDKIRQEIGMPPKYEDIYIINKKGIVVNTTFIRDKNLNFFSFGEKHKKFLLDIFNGDKFVSDRITIEATTKRIKKYSYQPTKDGKYIIEIGMYSDKADEITKYVENTLIDISNKRENIILTEFFIWADKPILIIGNTKLKNEHLEIFNEVINSKQSKSITEKVKNKILQYTYIHKDLANSDLYKDAIIMIISDITHEKKLLKNELFKIIIIFSIVIVISIILLYIRSKSLTQPIEFLVKTVNRITRGEHTDKIIISGNNEIAKLSEDINLMMEKIEERNKKIETQSKILKNSNTDLNTAYEILNKQKKIIESKNRDLTSSLIYALKVQRSFLPQISKLHELFDDAFILYQPKGIVSGDFYWFMKINNKIIIITADCTGHGVPGAFTSMISMTIIHQLVAHEMLFDPALILTKLDKEIFDMLKTSLNKENFFIDIDASVCCIDLDTNILQFSGARRPLFIINNDKIKSYKGEVHPVGEYYENRDKKFTSTNINIEKGDLIYMFSDGYTTQFSEKDQGKFMVQRFRELLLKIHKLPLNDQKSELINEFKEWKGNVEQVDDILILGFKY